The Oncorhynchus masou masou isolate Uvic2021 chromosome 14, UVic_Omas_1.1, whole genome shotgun sequence region CATATTTTAAAAAATATGGTTAAGCATTATGTTCAGGGGCCGTATGCATCAAGCGTCTCACTAGGAGTGCTGAAATAAGATCAGGCCCATATGTAATATGCCTAAAGCTGTGTTTACACAAGCagccaattctgatatttttttcccactaattggtcttgACCAATCATATCAGATCTTTTCAGATTTTTTCCAGATCTGATTGTTCAGATGAGAAATCTATGGAATCTTATTTATTGTGATTTAAAGGCAAAAATCCTACatcagcattcctactctgagacacttgataCATACATCCCCTCATTGAAAGTCAATATGAAAACCTGTCACCAAACACAATCTCTAAATGGTGTGTAAATTGAGAGCTGTGTACACTATGTTGGTGGTTGTGCAGATAAACCCAATCAGGTTGCACAGGATGGACAGGCCATGATAGTGGCCAAAGGTGCTCTTGTAGGCCTTATACTTGGGGTCCTGCTCCCTGAGTTTGGCGTAGGCTTCCCTCTGGCTCCCTATCCCTATTTGGTTCCCCAGGCCATGCTCCTGCTCCACGTCCCGCAGCTTGAACATGACCTCTGTGGCAGACGGGCCAAACCACTGTGCGTTTAGACCTGCCATGATGACTGCCACAAAGTACACAGCCATCTATAGGGGAAGAACCATTTTTATTCAGAATTTCAGCAttgattgctgtttggggttttaggctgggtttctgtacagcacttttgagatatcagctgatgtaagaagggctatataaataaatttgatttggacATAGGTGACGTCTATAATGTAGATACAACCATTATCTAAATCGTTGTAAATAATCTTTACATGTCGATTGTGCAAGCTGTAATGCTTCACCGGTACAGATTGAATCCTGCCCTAAATTACAAAATAGAATGTGATATGACCTGCAGGATTTCGTGCCAATCCAGCAGCTCTCTGGGGTGGTAGACTGCATACACAGCAAGGCTGATAAAGTTGCTGCCCAGTAAGCAATAGAAATATACAGGGAACAGCTTGCTTTGCACCAGCCCAAAGGTGTGCAGTGTTACCTGCTTCACCAGTGTAAAACCTGTGGGTGGGAAAAGGGATAATGTAagtgagagaaatggggagaCAAATACTGTGCCTCAAATTCTTAATCTTGGCTTCTTTTGATATGCCACTTTGAGTGTTAGCAGAACCCTACAATCTAACAGATTTCTTCTGCTCATCCCCTATCGATCCCAATATCATCACCTGCTATAAAGGAGACCCACAACTGCATTCCCCATGCGAAGGACAGCACCAGCAGGTGCAGCACTTTCACCAAATCTGTAGGCTCCCCTTCTGTGACCATGGTATTAATCTGGGGGACAAAAAGAGAAAAAGTCCCAGATAAATGTTAGCAAGCAACCCAGATAAATTATTAAGTTCCATTGCAGCATTGGGGGacataaaacaaaaaaaaaaacacatcccCACTCAAAAACACTAATTCAACAAAGACCTTTGGAAGACCCTTCAAACAGCATAATTTGAGGACTGGAAAGAGGTCCGTCTACTC contains the following coding sequences:
- the LOC135554266 gene encoding transmembrane protein 205-like codes for the protein MVTEGEPTDLVKVLHLLVLSFAWGMQLWVSFIAGFTLVKQVTLHTFGLVQSKLFPVYFYCLLGSNFISLAVYAVYHPRELLDWHEILQMAVYFVAVIMAGLNAQWFGPSATEVMFKLRDVEQEHGLGNQIGIGSQREAYAKLREQDPKYKAYKSTFGHYHGLSILCNLIGFICTTTNIVYTALNLHTI